The Candidatus Nitrosotenuis cloacae genomic interval TAACCCATTTCTTTATTTTTGTATTATTCCAGTTTGGTAAACTTGTTCGAATACACAAGTGATAAGTCTATAAATGAGCAATCTTGAATCGTCATTACACCGTGATATAATGGGCAAACTACTTGAAAAAGCACTAAAGGATGCGCTTTCGGAGAACAAATGCGTACTGGGAGAAAAGCAAGTATTACAATCAATAAAGAACGCCAAGTTGGTTGTCATTTCAAAATCACTATCAAAGGAATCTCTGGAGAAACTTGAAGAGTCGGCAAAAACACAAAAGGTGTCGACCCTACAGTTTGACGGCACGTCTGTTGCACTTGGAAAACTATGCGGACTGCAGTTCAGAGTTTCAACTGCATCACTTACAGCTATTGCGGAATCCAACATCAAAGCGATAATCAAAGAATCAGATGCAAAATGAATTACAACATTTTCAAAACCTCTCAAAGTTTAAATGAGACTCTCTTTGCTTCGGAATAATCAGATAAAATGCCACAAACAATCAAACTAACAACTGATCAGATGCGATTAATCTCGCTTTTTCAGAACGTAACAGGCGCATCTGCCCGTGATTGCGTGGAAGATGAAAAACAAAATCGAGTCATATTTGTGGTAAATGAGGGAAAGATGGGCCTTGCAATCGGCAAGGGAGGCTCACACATAAGAAACCTCCAAAACATAATCAAGAAAAACGTAGAACTTGTGGAATATTCCGATGATCCAGTTAACTTTTTGAAAAATATGCTAAATGCAAAGCTTGTAACCGATGTGAAACTTAACAAACGACTTGACGGCTCAACCCAGGCAATCGTGCTAGTTGACGCAAAAAAGAAGGGAATCGTAGTTGGACGCGAAGGAAAGAACGCAGAAAAGGCCAGACTCTTGGCAAGAAGGTACTTTGAGATTACAAGCGTTTTAATTAACAGTCCAGACAGAATGAGTGAATAGGTATGGCAAAGTCTCCACTAGGATTATTCGCAGGAAGAGTTCTGAAGACCAAGCGAAAGCGACAACGCTGGCAAATCGGAACGTACAAGCGAAGAATGTTGGGACTGGACCGAAAGGCAAACCCGCTTGGAGGAGCACCACAAGCAAGGGGAATCGTCCTGGAGAAGGTGGGAATTGAGGCAAAGCAGCCAAACTCCGCCGTAAGAAAGTGTGTTAGAGTTCAACTAATCAAAAACGGAAGAACCGTTACAGCATTTCTGCCGCGAGACGGCGCAATGAACTTCATCGACGAACACGATGAGGTCCACGTCGAGGGAATGGGCGCATCAATGGGTGGAGCAATGGGAGATATTCCTGGAGTAAGATTCAAGGTCTTCAAGGTAAACGGCACATCACTCAGAGAACTGGTCCGCGGAAGAAAAGAGAAACCAAGGAGATAAGAAAATGGCAGACGCGCCAAATCTTTTGTTATTCAGAAAATGGGACCTCTCCGGTGTGGAGATAAAAGATCCTGGACTAAAGACCGTAATCTCACTTAGAAAGGTAATCATGCCGCTTACATTCGGAAGATCCTCACTCAAGCGATTCAACAAGGCAGAGGTGAACATTGTGGAGAGACTTGCAAACAAGCTCATGCACTTTGGTAAAAAATACGCAAAGAACACTGGACGAATGGGAGGAAAAAAGACCCGCTCACTTAACACCGTCAAGGCCGCACTTGAAATAATCCACCTAAAGACCGGCAAAAATCCAGTAGAGGTACTAGTCAGAGCCATAGAATACTCATCACCAAACGAGGACACTACAAGAATCGTGTATGGTGGAACGGCATACCACGTATCAGTTGACGTCTCCCCACTAAGACGAGTCGACCTTGCACTCAGATTCATCGCAGACGGAGTAAAGGAATCATCATTCTCAAATCCAAAGGCAATGGAAGAATACCTAGCAGAACACCTGATTGCAGCCTCCACCAACGACGCAAACGCGCCGTCCGTAAAGAAGAAGAACGAACTCGAAAGAATCGCTCAAGCGTCAAGATAGTCGCATTTTTAGTGATATAAAGTAGCCCGAGGCAGATTCGAACTGCCGTCTCGGCGTATCCACTCATGAGATCCAGAGCGCCGAATCCTTAACCTGAAAGATCATTTGGCCGCTAGACTATCGGGCTACTGAAAATTTCACGAATACCTAACAATATAAAATTATTTTAAATCACTTTGTACGCGCTTCGCGGATCGCCGTGGCATAGTCGCAGTCTGCCTTGAGCCTCATGTACGGGATGAGCCGGTAGTGGATGGAGTACAGGTTCTTCTCCTTGTACAGGATGTTCTTCTGCAAAAGGGACGCAATGCCGCGCGAGCTCGTGGTAAACGAGATGTCGAATTTCTTGCAGATCTCATCACGTTTTTTCTGGTACTGCTCCATGGTGAACGCGACGTCGTTTATCTCAAGTATGAGCGGCCACACTATCTCCTTCCAGACAAATCTCCTGTTTTGTGTGCCGGATGCGTACTTGCCCTTGTTTGCCGTCAACATTAATACATCTTGGATTTTAGTTATAATTGCATAGTTGTTTCAAAAAGAAATTGAAGAATCTCTGCAACTCTTAGAAAAAAAATGGCCAGTTGATCCGATACTAAAGGATTTCATGGTAGGCAAAAGATCCGATGTCACGGATTATCCAATCAAGGTAAAGGACGTGGTGTTCCACATCCCGTTTCTTGCCGATGAAAAAAAATTCATCCTCTGGAAGTGCTTCTGGCCCGACTGCCACAACTGCTGCGAGCGACAGGGGAGACTACCACTTACATCCGACGACCTAATTGTTATAGGAAAGGGACTCAAGTACCAAAAGACGTCCGACTTTGTAAAAAACGAGACACTTGTTGCGACCTGGAACGAGTCCAGCCCTTCCGGCCAGCAGGTAGTCATGACCGCAG includes:
- a CDS encoding ribosomal L7Ae/L30e/S12e/Gadd45 family protein, which translates into the protein MGKLLEKALKDALSENKCVLGEKQVLQSIKNAKLVVISKSLSKESLEKLEESAKTQKVSTLQFDGTSVALGKLCGLQFRVSTASLTAIAESNIKAIIKESDAK
- a CDS encoding NusA-like transcription termination signal-binding factor, coding for MPQTIKLTTDQMRLISLFQNVTGASARDCVEDEKQNRVIFVVNEGKMGLAIGKGGSHIRNLQNIIKKNVELVEYSDDPVNFLKNMLNAKLVTDVKLNKRLDGSTQAIVLVDAKKKGIVVGREGKNAEKARLLARRYFEITSVLINSPDRMSE
- a CDS encoding 30S ribosomal protein S12, producing the protein MAKSPLGLFAGRVLKTKRKRQRWQIGTYKRRMLGLDRKANPLGGAPQARGIVLEKVGIEAKQPNSAVRKCVRVQLIKNGRTVTAFLPRDGAMNFIDEHDEVHVEGMGASMGGAMGDIPGVRFKVFKVNGTSLRELVRGRKEKPRR
- a CDS encoding 30S ribosomal protein S7; its protein translation is MADAPNLLLFRKWDLSGVEIKDPGLKTVISLRKVIMPLTFGRSSLKRFNKAEVNIVERLANKLMHFGKKYAKNTGRMGGKKTRSLNTVKAALEIIHLKTGKNPVEVLVRAIEYSSPNEDTTRIVYGGTAYHVSVDVSPLRRVDLALRFIADGVKESSFSNPKAMEEYLAEHLIAASTNDANAPSVKKKNELERIAQASR
- a CDS encoding YkgJ family cysteine cluster protein — its product is MFQKEIEESLQLLEKKWPVDPILKDFMVGKRSDVTDYPIKVKDVVFHIPFLADEKKFILWKCFWPDCHNCCERQGRLPLTSDDLIVIGKGLKYQKTSDFVKNETLVATWNESSPSGQQVVMTAVNLKRKKDETEADDGTHISCRFLDDKGACSIHPGRPGVCYLYPFSAWLENDKGKARVHSTFQFTGDCPGFYLAESLDSMKDVLREYSEIIYDYNMKYARTEREGYSSSSFV